The DNA region TCACCAAATTTTGGATTAATTAATTTAACAAGAGTCTTAACTATATGTCTGGGTGTAAAATATTCTCCTAAGTCTTTATGTTGATTAGCTAAATAGGCTTTTAAAAAATATTCAAATGCATCTCCTTTTATATCCGAGTTAATATCAGATAAGGATAATTCATCTAAATTATTTATTATATTTTTTAAAACTTTTGGGTTTTTAATTTTCAAAGGTTGAAAAATATCTTCACCATATATTTTTTGAAAATGTTCTTTAATAACTACATTATTTACATATGCAATTAATTCGGTACCAGAAAAAGTTTTAAAAAAATCTCAACGATATTCAGGATCAATCCTTAATTTGTCATTATTATTTTCCCTAATGATTTCTTGTTCACTATATAACTTCAAAAATAAAATAGTACAAAATTCGCTAAATCTTTCAATACCAGCTTGTAACCCTTCTTTACGTAATTCCTTATTTGCTAATGAAAAAACATTAATTAATTCTTGTCGTGACTTAATTATTTTTTGGCTTATTGTATATACTTCATTTGTATTTAAATATTTAAATGCTATTTGTTCAGTTATAAATTCTTCTACTTCATCACCATTTAAAAATAAAGGCTTATTAGTATCAATATGTAAGGTTTTAATGATACTACCATCAGTTGCATATGCTATAGGAGCTCCAATTTTTAATGCATATTTTTTAGCTTGGTTTAAGGCAGAAATTAAATCTTTACCCGGTCGTTTTGCTTCAATGATAATTAATGGTTTATTATTATTTTTGTCCATTAATACATAGTCTGGTCGCTTTCTTTCTAAACTTTTTTCAGCATGAACATTTTTATTTGGCCCTGTTAAAACTCATTTTTTATTTTTAAGTGCCTCATCAATTTCCATTCTTATATCATATTCTGATAACATAATTTTGCTTTCCTCCATAAAATACAATTAATTTTGAATATCTCATATCTTATTAAATTGTTTCTAAATATATAAACATTATATTCTATATTAAAAGTTTATAATAACTTGAATACCTTCTTCAATTTCTGCTAACTTAAGTTTTAATTCTAATATTTTTTTTCTTTATCTAATAACTCTTGTTTTTGTTGAAAAGAACTTTGAGTATTTTCATTAGAAAAACAAATTAAAATAATATTTTTTACCACTTTATTTATCTTTAATATTTGAATATAAAGACCATATTATTTTAATTTGTTTTTCTTTCATTGGCCATAATTTTTCTCCTTATTTTAATATTTATAAATTAATCTTATCATACTTATTTTTTTATACATTTAAAATGACCATAATAAAGTAATTGATTTTGATTTTCATTAATTTTTATTAATCCTACTTGAGTAAAAATACATGGTATTTCATTATTACAAACAGAACAAATTTTATTATAGTATCCTATTATTAATTTATAATTATTAATTATTTTTTCTCCGTACTTAAAACTGTAATAAGCTTTATTTCTTTCATTTTCTTTTTTGGAGATACTGAAAAAATACTATTTTCATCATTGATTTTTTTTACAGGTATTACAATAGGTTCATTTTCTTTTTTGGATTTTTTTTCAAATGTATCAATTATATTGTGTATCATTTCCTTAGTTTCATTTGGAAAATTACCTTTTATATATAGTTTATTAGTTATATTTCTTAAATTATCAAAGTCAGAATTAATTACATATTCCATTATTTGATCTGATATTTCTTTACTTACTTTTTTCATTTTTATTTTCTCCTTTATTAATTTTTATTTTTTGTTTTAAACATTTCTATAAAAATCTTTTCTAATACATCAATCACAATGCTATTACCAGCTTGTTTATAAAGTTGTGTTTCTGAAACAACTTTGCTTGCTTTATCAAAGTCTGTATTACTAAACCCCATTAATAATCAACACTCACGAGGCGTTAATATTCTTAAAAAGTATTCTTTTTCATCAATTAAAAAAGATAATATTTTATTAGTATATTGATTTTGTATTTTATTATCAATCATAATTTTATTGACATTACTTGCCGCGATTGTTCCCATATAATTATTTTCTGTTTTTCAAAACCGATTATATGATCCATTAATTAGCAAACCATCATTTGCTCTTGGTAAAACAATAAAATTACCATAATCCTTAATTGGCAATGCAATTTGTGGTGGTCTTCCGTGTGCTGTTGTAATGGTTGGAATAAGATTATTTTTTGTTATGTCATTAAAAATATTAACTTGATTATAATTTCTCAGATTAATCATTAATTTTCCATCATTAAATTTTTTTATATCATTGGGAATTGCAATAATTCCTGCATTTTCTCATCGCATTTGTTTTGTTGTAGTTGTATAAGCACATTGTTGAATAATTTTAAGTTTATTGTTTTCAATTGCTTTTTTCATTGATTCTTGTCTAATAAAATATTTTTCATTTACATTGTTTTCTAAAATATCTTTTACTAAAAATTTTAAATGACAAGGTTGGGGATATTGAAATTTAAAATCTTGCTTTAATGTTGAAATCATAAATAATCGTTTTCTATTTTGGGGAATTCCATAATCCTTGGCATTCATTGTAAAATATTGGTTATGATATCCTAATTTATTAAGTTGATTTTGTAGATTTTGAAATCCAACAAAAAACTTTTTACTTAATAAATTTGGCACATTTTCCATTAAAAGATATTGCGGTTTTATTGCCATTGTTTTTATTAAATCAACAACTTTGTAAGCTAAACCACTTCGCTTACCGTTTAATCCTTGTCCATTATTATTGGCGTTTGATATGTCTTGGCATGGAAATGATCAAGTTATTAAATCAGCATATGGTAAAGTTTCTAATTTGGTAATATCACCTAAATTTGGAGTATCATAATCATTAAAAATTGTTCGATATGATTTTTCAGCATATTTATCATTTTCACAAATAGCAACTATTTTATGGTTAATTTCAATATTTTCTAATGCTTTTCTTTGACTCCCAATCCCAGCAAATAATTCTATTATTTTAAGCATAATAACCTCTTTTTATTCTTCTTTATCGATTATTTTTACTTTGCCAGTTTTTTCGTCAATTATGACATTATCGCGGTAACCTTTTTCGGTTTTGTGTTCTTTATTGTGGCATTTCATACATAATAGTTCTAAATTTTTTCAGGCAAAAAGTTTATCAATGTTTCAATTAATAAAATCTTGATCGGTAATATATTCTTTGTGGTGAACAATAACACCATTAACTATATATCCTTTTTGATAACATCGTTCACATATTCCCATTTTGCTATTAAAATAATCGTTTCTTATTTTTACTCATTTTTTATTGCGATAAAATTTATGTCTAATTGGACGATTTTTATCATAATCTTTTCAATTATTTTTCATTTTCTTAATCAGAAAACATTTCATCAACAGTTTTAGCAATTTCTTCATCATCATTTATTTCATTAATGCTAAATTCTTGTTCTAAATTTAGATTTAATTCATCTTTTTTGTTATTTAATTCAATAACATTCTTATCTTCTTTATTTTTTATGTTAGGATTATCACTAAACTCTTTGCTGTTATTAATAATTATTGCTTGATCATGTTGATAGACTTCTTGCATTTCAACTGACATAATACCTCATTTTCTTAAAAGTTGGGTTAATACTGTTTTAAGTGCCATCCCCTCATAACTTCCAACCGTAAATTTTCCGTAAGTTTGATAATTCTTAGAATATGTTTTAAAATGATTTTCGCATTTTTCTTTACTTCAATATAAAGTTTTTTTATAACCATTTAGTAGTTTAAAAAATGCAACATATCCGATTGTTTCTTTTTTTGTTCGTTCATTTTCGTTGGTTATTCATTTAAAATTGTATTCTTGTTCTAATTCATCAAAATTTAATAATTCACCTTGTTTTACTTCTATTGCGTTTATTGTTAAATATTTTCCTGTTCGGATTGCTAACTGAATATAACCCTTATAACCAATTTGCAACTGTCCTTTTCCATTATATGGAACAATATAGGCATATCCTAAGTTAGGGTCTAACGGTAAATCTAATAACATTGCTTTTACACAAGCAGATAAAACACTCATTAAATTTATTTTTTCTTTATCAAATAAATTGGGATTATTATTATAAATTGTTAAGATATTTTTACGAAATAAATTAATTTCTTTCTGATTTGTTAATTTTTCATTAATTCAATTATTAACTTTTGAATTATTTAATATTAATTCAATTTTATTATTCATTTTATTTTTTCTCCTTTTTTATTTTTCACAAATAACACGAATAGCAATTATATTTATGTAATTTTGTAAAAAAGAATAATTTTATATTTTTACATTTTAAAAAATGATTACGATATAAAATGATTACGATATTTATTACATTTTTTCATTATATTTTTTTCTTTCTAAAATTAGATCTAACTTATCATCTTTACAAATAACTAAGTTATTTTCCCCATAATTTTTTTTAAAATATTCTCATTCCCAAGTTGAATTAATATTGACATCTTCAACATCAATACCAGTTATATATTCACCAAAATAAGTTTTACATGGTCGTTTACCTTTTTCAGAACGATAACATAAAATATATTTATTAGTTTCCATATTTAATCTCATAAAATAGCATCATCATTATTTTCAAATGATTTATTTGATTCTATTTCTTCTAAACGAATATTTCTTGTTGCTGATTGGGTCTGATTTATTTTTGTGGGTGTTATGGGAGGTGTACTATTTTTTAAATTATTATTAGTTTGTAAAAATTGACAACTATAAACTCTTACTGTTCACTGTATTTTATTTTCTTTGTCTTTAAAAGACTGTAAAATACCTGTAATTGCAATTTGACTACCTTTTTGACAATATTGTTGTAATACACTTGCTTGTTTATTTCAAACTTGACAAGGAATAAAATCAGTTTCTTTTTGAGTTGAATGTGGTCTTGTTACTGCTAATTGAAACATGGCATATTCTTTACCACTTTGTGTTCTTTTAATTTCAATATCTTTTGTTGTTCTACCAATGGCAATAAATTGATTCATACTAATATTCCTTTCTAGTGTTTTGGTTTTTTATTTTCTTTGTTGCATTTAAAACAATAACCTCAATATTTTAATTTGGGACAATATTTTTTAATTTTCATAGTTTCTTTTCTCCTTATTAGAATTATTTTTTAAAAATGTATGCATTATTTCTTGTCACTCTAACTTTAATTGATTGGTAATATTGAAACGATTTATATTAACACCATTTTCGTTAATTATTCAAATTTCACCAATATTACTAGTAAAAATATTATTTTTTTCAAGTAAATAATTATATGCTGTAATTTGTATTTTTGCTTTATTAATTTTTTCAGCATTAAAGTATTTTCAAGTTTTAAAATCAACAACAATAGCTTTGTTATTTTCATAATAAATTAAATCGGGAGTGCCACACACTTTTCCGTCTGATAAGGGTATTTCAAACATAATAATTGATTTAATAAAATCGTTTTTTATTCTATTAAAAAAATTATAGAATAACTCAATTATTTTTAAACTTTCTTTTATTGTTGATATTTTTTTACTATTTTTAATAATTGTTTTATAATCTTTTCTATTTTCTGTTTGGAAAATTGCATCATATAAAATCCGTGAAATAAACTCATGAATAATTTTTCCTCTTTCTGTTGCTTTTTTAAAAAGTTCATTATTTTTCATTAATTTATCATATTGAATTTCAGTATTATTAAAATAACTAATAATAGCGGTAATGCTGGGGAAAATAATATTATCTATAAAATAAGAATGGTTATCTTTTTCAAAATTTACATTATATTTTAATTTAATATTATTACTAATAAATTGCATTATCTTTAAAAATGATGTTTCTTTTCATATAATATTTCTAAACCATTAATATTTGGAATTTCATTATTATTTTCTTTAATTGCTTTTTTAATCGCTTCTTCATCAATAGTTTTAATAATAAATTTTTCTGGCACTTTTTCAATATCAATAATATTTATTTTTAAATCTCATCTTGTTTTTAAACCTTTAACTTTTATGTCTTCTTTATTCAAAATTTCAGAAATTAAATTATTTTCTTTATTATTATTTAATTCTTTTAATTGATTTTCAGCCGCATTCATTCAATTAATTTGTTTAGTCAATATTTCAATTTGAATAACATCTGTTTCTAATTTTTCAAAAGATTTAGTAATGTATCTATACAAACTATCAATTATTTTAAGTTCTGATCGATTATTAACAATTGGAGTTATTATTTTTTTAATTGTAGATTTTAATAATATTTTTAATTCAGTACCATAATCTGCATCACTTTTGTTATTAACTTGAAAATTGTTAATATTTTTAATTAAATTATTCAAATTTTTTAAATCATTATCAATATTTTTTAAAAATAGTAAATTATTTGCCACACATTTTTTTAATGTTGAGATAATAAATTCATCTTTATTTTTAAAATCATCTAAATCTTTATTTGTTTTAATAATTTGATTTATTTGATTTTCGCTTTTTATTACATCCATTATTTTTCCTCCTTACTAGGTAATTTGTCATATTTAGAACTATCTTTTAAATCAATTATCCTTTTTCACCCACAAATATTACATTTTTCATTTATATTTACTTTTTTTATTTCTTTTTTTCTTTTTTTCATATTATCTATGATAAATAATTCATCTCCACAATTAATACAATAATCAAATGTTCTAAAATCTTCTTTATATAATTGGCGTTGTTGTAAATCATATATTTCTAATACAAGTTTTTCTCACTCTTTATCTTTTTCAGCAAGTTCTTTTTTAAGTGTTTCATTTTCTGCTTTAAGTGCATCATTTTCTTCTTGTAATTTACCAAATTTAATTGATTCTGTTATATTCATTATTAATCCTCCTCAATAGTTAATTGTTCTAATTGTTTTTTTGTGATTTTGATACCATATAAATCAGCACCTCGTAAATTAGCATCTTCTAAATCAACACACTCTAAATTAGCACCATATAAATCAGCACCTCGTAAATTAGCACCATATAAATCAGCACCTCGTAAATCAGCATCTTCTAAATCAGCACCTCGTAAATCAGCACACTCTAAATTAGCATCTTTTAAATTAGCACCTCGTAAATCAGCATCTTTTAAATCAGCACAGCGTAAATTAGCATCTTCTAAATCAGCACCTCGTAAATCAGCACACTCTAAATTAGCATCTTCTAAATAAACACACTCTAAATTAGCACCTTCTAAATCTAATCTTTCACTTTCTAAATATTTATTTATTTTTTCTTTTTCAACAGTAACTCCTGTTAAATCTTTAATCATATCTTTTAATGTTTTCATATTATAATTCCTCCAAATTCTTTTCCATAATTAATGTATCAATATAGTCATAAGCACTTTCTTCTGAATGACATTCTTCTAATGCTTCATTAAATAAATCTTCTTTTGTGTAAACTTTGCCATCTTCATCTTTTCACACATTATTTATTTTCCTTTAATATAAGTTCCAAGAATTCCAGTTCCTTTTTTCTATTTTTAATGTAATTATTTATTGATACAGTATTATCTCTTTCATCTATTGTGAATAAGTGTTCCATTTTTTTATTAAAAATCTTAATTGCATTATATCCACTATATATTCCAGTTCCACGGGAAATTTTATAGCAGTATTTATCATCTAATTTATTAATAATTTCTTTTTGAAATTCTGATAATTGTACATTTCTAATTTCTTTCATATTATTTATTTCCTTTTCATTCAATATCTTTTAAATCAATAATTGCCGTTGATAAGCCATAATTATTATTTTCAATTTTTTCTCGTACTTTTGCTTCTTCTAGTGTGTAATAAGCATAAGTAGTTAAATATTCATTTTTAATAATTAATAAGTATTTTTTAGTCATAATTTAATTCCTCTTAATTTTGTTTACCTAATGCTCAATGTTCATCAGTAATTTCATCTTTTGAAACTAGATAACTTCTAAGCATTAATTCATTTATTTTGTTAATAGTTTTTTTATTTAGCTTTTTCATCTTTACCTCCTTAAAAATTTCCTTGGTTAATTTTTTTTATTATTTTGATACTTAATAAATAAAAAGTTGGTAAGCATATTGTGTTTACAATTAAAACTCCGATTATTATTTGTTCTATATTTAAAATTCCAAGATTTAATCAAAAAAGTATAAAATCAATTGGAAAATAAATTAATAAATTTATTAATAATAGTAGGATAATTTTTCAGAAATTATGATATTTTATTAAATAAATAATCCTTAATAAAATTGCTAATAAACCAGTTCCTAAATTTCAACATAATGATCCTAGCGTAAAACCCCATAATGATAAATCAACTAATAAATGACCAACAAAACCAATAAATAAACAACAATATCAATTTAAAATAAAAGTACTAATAAAAACTGGAATTAAAAATAATGGAATTGATGTTCTTAAAATAATTTGTATTCGCATTACTTGGGATAATACAACCATCATCGCAATTAAAACTGCTATATAATTTATGTTTTTAATTAATAAAAAATAATTATTGTTTTTGCATTTTTTTATATTTAGCATAACTAAGGCCTAATTTTTTAGCTTGTCGTTTATCTTTTTGTTTTTGTTTATATTCTTCATCAATTAAATTAATGTTGTTTAATAATTCTGTTTTTTGTAAGTCAGACAAACCACAATTAGATAATGCAATTAAATAAAGTTTTTGTTTTTCTTGTTCTAATTCTATTTTTTCTAACTTAGCCAAAATTGAAGCAATATTCATTTTTTCTTTCCTTTCTCTTAAAATTCAAATTTAAACTGAATATCTTTTAATCTTTTTTTAATTATTTTGTAATATTCATTATTTATTTCACAACCCAATCACTTTCGTTTTAACTGTTCACAAGCATACGCGGTTGTACCACTTCCTAAAAAACAATCTAAAATTAAATCATTTTCTTTACTATATTTACTAATTAATCGATTAAATATATATAATGGTTTTTCTGTTGGGTGTCTTGTTAATTTTTTTCCGATTGAATAAT from Spiroplasma kunkelii CR2-3x includes:
- a CDS encoding pentapeptide repeat-containing protein; this translates as MKTLKDMIKDLTGVTVEKEKINKYLESERLDLEGANLECVYLEDANLECADLRGADLEDANLRCADLKDADLRGANLKDANLECADLRGADLEDADLRGADLYGANLRGADLYGANLECVDLEDANLRGADLYGIKITKKQLEQLTIEED
- a CDS encoding single-stranded DNA-binding protein, translating into MNQFIAIGRTTKDIEIKRTQSGKEYAMFQLAVTRPHSTQKETDFIPCQVWNKQASVLQQYCQKGSQIAITGILQSFKDKENKIQWTVRVYSCQFLQTNNNLKNSTPPITPTKINQTQSATRNIRLEEIESNKSFENNDDAILWD
- a CDS encoding HNH endonuclease: MKNNWKDYDKNRPIRHKFYRNKKWVKIRNDYFNSKMGICERCYQKGYIVNGVIVHHKEYITDQDFINWNIDKLFAWKNLELLCMKCHNKEHKTEKGYRDNVIIDEKTGKVKIIDKEE
- a CDS encoding PD-(D/E)XK nuclease family protein encodes the protein MQFISNNIKLKYNVNFEKDNHSYFIDNIIFPSITAIISYFNNTEIQYDKLMKNNELFKKATERGKIIHEFISRILYDAIFQTENRKDYKTIIKNSKKISTIKESLKIIELFYNFFNRIKNDFIKSIIMFEIPLSDGKVCGTPDLIYYENNKAIVVDFKTWKYFNAEKINKAKIQITAYNYLLEKNNIFTSNIGEIWIINENGVNINRFNITNQLKLEWQEIMHTFLKNNSNKEKRNYEN
- a CDS encoding recombinase RecT, whose amino-acid sequence is MNNKIELILNNSKVNNWINEKLTNQKEINLFRKNILTIYNNNPNLFDKEKINLMSVLSACVKAMLLDLPLDPNLGYAYIVPYNGKGQLQIGYKGYIQLAIRTGKYLTINAIEVKQGELLNFDELEQEYNFKWITNENERTKKETIGYVAFFKLLNGYKKTLYWSKEKCENHFKTYSKNYQTYGKFTVGSYEGMALKTVLTQLLRKWGIMSVEMQEVYQHDQAIIINNSKEFSDNPNIKNKEDKNVIELNNKKDELNLNLEQEFSINEINDDEEIAKTVDEMFSD
- a CDS encoding DNA cytosine methyltransferase produces the protein MLKIIELFAGIGSQRKALENIEINHKIVAICENDKYAEKSYRTIFNDYDTPNLGDITKLETLPYADLITWSFPCQDISNANNNGQGLNGKRSGLAYKVVDLIKTMAIKPQYLLMENVPNLLSKKFFVGFQNLQNQLNKLGYHNQYFTMNAKDYGIPQNRKRLFMISTLKQDFKFQYPQPCHLKFLVKDILENNVNEKYFIRQESMKKAIENNKLKIIQQCAYTTTTKQMRWENAGIIAIPNDIKKFNDGKLMINLRNYNQVNIFNDITKNNLIPTITTAHGRPPQIALPIKDYGNFIVLPRANDGLLINGSYNRFWKTENNYMGTIAASNVNKIMIDNKIQNQYTNKILSFLIDEKEYFLRILTPRECWLLMGFSNTDFDKASKVVSETQLYKQAGNSIVIDVLEKIFIEMFKTKNKN